A region of the Armatimonadota bacterium genome:
CCGGGCTACCTTCCCCCTCGACAAGCTCGGGGCAACGGTGTTTTCCCAGCTGGTGGCGGCGCGCTACGAGCGTGGCAGCATCGTCCTGACCTCGAACCAGACCTTTGGCGATTGGGGTAGGCCTTTGGACATCCAGAGGATGGCGCCGTGGATGGTGTGACGCTTGACGGCGGCGAACCCCTGTTCATTGAGACGGCCCGGCTTAAGCAGGATGCTCTCGGGCAAACAGATCTTGCCCACATCGTGCAGCAACGCCGCTCTTCGGACGACCAGCGCACTCTCCTCGGTCACACCTACTGCGGCGGCCAGCCGCACGCTCAAGGCGGCCACCTGCCGCACGTGCTCCTCCCGATGCCGACTGCTCGCCTCGACGGCCGCAGCTCCGTCCCCATGACCGTGTGGCCCTGGTGGCCCAGCACCTGCTGCAGGGAGATCCGGTGCGCCGCCTGGTCCTCGCTCACCAGGATCGTCCCCGTGGTCCCCATCTCTCCCCACTGTCCCCGTGACGCATCGATGCGAGGCCCGGAGAGCCTGGCATCCCCACCGGCTGGAGCAAACCCGAGGCGAGGATCCCGCGAGGCGAGAGAGGATGGGTATGCACACGGCTGAATCGTAGGCTACGCCCCGCGGCGGGCGGCGGCGACGGCGGCGTCGATGGCGGCGTAGTCAAGGGGAGCGGCGGCCCGCACCGCATCCGGCCGCCCGGCCAGCCAGCGCACCGTCGCCTCCAGGGCCGCCTCCGGGGAGACCACGTCGGTGTAACCCAGCTCTGCCCGCAGCCGCGTCGTGTCCAGCAGCAGGTGGGGCTGGATATGATAGGGGTCGATGCAGTAGGGCAGCGCCTGCGATGGGCGGTGAGGGGGGAGCAGACCCTCCGGTAAGTCGATGACCTCCCAGCGGTGGTCGAGGATGGCCGCCACCGCGTCGATGATCTGGCGGACGGTGAACTGGCCGGTATCCGCGGCGTTGCACACCCGTTCGTGCACCGGCGGCGCCTCCACCGCCAGAGCCACGGCGTGCGCCATGTTTTCCAGGTACCCGCGGCTGAAGAGGGCCTGCCCCCCGTTGGGGGCGATGACCACGGGCCGCCGGTCCAGGACCTGACGGACGTAGTACCACTCCCGGGGCGTGGTGTCTCCAGGTCCATACAGCGCCGGGTAGCGCAGGATGGTCAGGCGCACGCCACAAGAGGCCGCGGCGCGGCGCGCCGCTTCCTCCACCAGCACCTTGTCGTACCCGGCTTCCCGTCCGTACAGGTGGCGGACCGTGGCAGGGGGCGCGTCCTCGGCGATGGGCAGGGGGTGAGGATAGGGACGGTGGAACCACGCCGCCTCATAGGCGGCGTAGACATCGTAGCTGCTGATCACCACGTAGTGGGCGATCCGGCCGCCGAGGTGGCGCATCACCGACTCCACGTCCGTGTCGTTGATGGCGATCATGTCTACCACCGTCTCCACCTCCAGGGGCTCCACGGCCGCAGCGAAGGCCGCGGGGTCCCGCCGGTCGGCGAGCACCTCCCGGACCTGCGGAGGCAGCGGGGCGCGGTGAGTGCCGCGGTGCAGGCAGGTCACCCGGTAGCCGGCCCGGGCCAGGGCCCGCAGCAGATGCGGACCGGACCGTCTGGTCCCGCCGATGACCAGGACGTTCATCCGAGATCCGCGGCCAGGAGAGAGGTGAGCCCTCCTATGTGAGGCAGGGCCTCCAGGGTATGCACGGCCTCCCGCAGGCGGCTCACTCCCTTCCGACTGAGCGCCCGTCCCGCCAGGGTGGTGAACTTCTCCTCCACCTCCTCCACGGTCAGAGGGTTCCCCGGATCGCCGCGAGGAGATCTCACCCCGGCGGTGAGGCGCCTTCCGTCCCGCAGCACGACTTCCACCTCCGCCGGCCAGGGGGGTTGGCTGAGGGACCGGCGCCGGTGCAGCTCGTTGTAGGCCGCGGTGGCCCGCACCCGCACCCTGGGCAGAAGGTCGGCGATCCGCGGGTCCTGCAGCTTGGCCGCCCACGCCGTGGGCAGGTCTGTCTTCCCCTCCACCAGGGCTACGGCCAACTGGTAGGGGTGGCTGAAGATGGCATTGACGTGAGAGCGGATGTGGTAGCAGGTCCGGGCGGCGGACGAGCTGTTGGTGGTGACGGTGACGCTCTCCACCTCCGCAGGGTCCACCCCCTGCGCATGCAGCTTGAGCGCCGCCTCGATGGAGGCGTGCAGGTAACGGCAGGCCGGGTAGGGCTTCAGGTAGCACTCGGTCATCCGCCACCTCCTTCCCAGGTCCGCCGCCCCCTCCGGGGGCAGGTCTGCCCCCACGAGGCGCAGCAGGCCCCGTTCCCCTTCCAGGATGTCCACAGAGCCCAGGACGCCCCGCTGCGCCAGCAGCGCGGAGATGACCGCCCGCCTGGCCTCGTGCCCGGGACAGAGGTCTTTTTCCTGGCCTCCGCTGTGCACGTACTGGGCTCCGGCCAGCTGGAAGGATGCGGCCAGGCCCAGGGCCCCGGCCACCTGGTCCGCGGAGAGGCGCAGGAGGCGGCCCGCCGCCGCGGCGCCTGCCAGGGCACCGACGACGACGAAGTAGGGCAGGCGCACCGAGCCCGCCTCCACCGCCGCAAACAACGTGGCCGCCAGGTGGATGTACACCTCGTAGCCCAGCAGGAGGGCCGCCAGCACCTCCCTGCCGGAGGCGCCGCTGCGCTCGCCCACCGCCAGGCAAACGGGCACCAGCCGGTCATTGATATGTCCGCCCATGAAGTGCCCGTCGCTGAAGTCCAGGAAGTTGGCCAGCACGGCGTTGGCCATGGCCGCCTCCGCGCACGCCACTTTCTCTCCCGTACCTACCAGTGTGGCCTCGGCGCGGCCGGTGGCCTCGCGGGCGAGCCGGAGCACCCCGTCCACCACCGGATGCCGGGTGGCATACGCCCCCAGCATGATGCCCAGCGCGTCCAGCAGGTGCAGCTTCACCCGTTCGACCGCCTCAGGGGGGAACGCGTCCACCCTGGCCTGGGTGATGAACTCCGCCAGCTGGCGGGTGTACCCGGGTACCACGGAGACCTGGCTCACCCCACCACCTCCTCGATCAGCCGCAGGGCGTTGCCGCCGACGATCTTCTCGATCTCCTCGTCCCGATATCCCCGGGCCACCAGTCCGCGGATGATGTTCTTCCACTCCAGGGGCGATTCGATGCCGTACATGAAGTTGGCCGCCAGGGTGATACCCATACGCCTGAACTCCTCGGGCCGCTCCGCCTGCAGCTTGCGGTGCATCGCCACCTGGTCGTGGAAGGTGTTGTCCAGGCCGATGGCCACGTGCTCCACCCCCACCATCCGGGCCACGTAGTCCACATGGTCCAGCAGGTCGTCGATCCCCTGCTCCGGCTTGCTGGAGAGCTGATTGGGGATGGCCGAGATGCCCACCAGGCCACCTTTAGCGGCCACGGCGCGGATCTGCTCGTCGGTGATCAGGCGGGCGCACGGCGGGTTGAGGGCGCGAGCCCCGGTGTGGTTGAACAGAACCGGTGCCTCGGAGGAGGCGATGGCCTCCAGGGATGTCTGGATTCCGCAGTGCGACAGGTCGATGAGCACGCGCGCCGCGTTCAGCCGCCGCACCAGCTCCCGCCCGAAGCGGCTCAGACCGGTGTCCGTCTCCTCCCCGCAGCCGTCGCCGACAAAGTTGCGGGTGTTGAAGGTGAGCAGCATCATGCGCACGCCCATGCCGTAGAAGAGCTCCACTCGCTCCAGCTTGCGTCCTACGGCCTGTGGCTCCAGCTGGAACATCACCGCCTGCTGGCCGGCCCGCTTCGCCCGGCGCAGGTCCTCAGCCCGGGTGGCCACCACCATGCCGGGCTGGCGCGCCACCACGCTCTGGTAGCGGGCCAGCAGCTCCACCGCGTCGGCGAACTCCTCGGAGAGCACCGGTACCGCTTCGAAGAACCCGGTGACTCCGGTCTGGCGCACCAGGTCGTAGTCAAAGTGGAACTGTAGCGACCCGAAGATGTGAGTGTGCAGGTCGACGGTGACCAGGTCCTGGAAGAGACGCTCGGCCCGCTGGTGGTCCTCCGCGGGCAGCTTGATCAGCCGTTCCTCCAGCGGAATCCGCAGGTACTCCTCGCGGGTCAGCATGAGCGGCACCCCTCCTTTACGCTTTCTGTTCAGAGCTCCAGCCTGCCGTCACGTACAATCACCCTCGTGTCCAGCCGCACCGTGGGCTCCCGCATGGCGGCGTCCCGGTGGGTGCCCTCTGTGATTTCCCCGCCCAGGTGCGTGTTTTGCCCCAAGCCCACGTGGGCCGAGCCGGCCACCCGCTCGTCTTCCACCAGGCGGCCGCAGTAGCGGGCGAAGGGGTTGGTGCCGATGCCTAGCTCGGCCACCACTCGGGCGCCCGGCGGTTCCACAGCCCACTGCGCCTCCAGCCAGCGGGCGGCCTTGCCTTCGGAGATGGCGGCCACCCGGCCGGCTTCGACCGTGAGCACCGCCGGTTCTTCGACCAGCCCCAGCCCCTCGATGCTGCCGTCCAGCACCAGCCGCCCCTCGGCTGACCCCGGGACCGGGGTGACAGCCACCACGCCCGCGGGCAGCCCCGAGGCGGTACCTGGCCGGGTGGCTATTCCGTCCAGGGAGACCACCCGTCGGCCCTGGATGCGGGCACGGATGTCGGTGCCCGCCGGGGTGGAGATGGTCAGGGTAGCCGCGGTGGCAAACGCGGCGGCCACTGCGCGGGTGACCTCCCCCAGCCGGGGGTAGTCTGCCTCCGCCGCCCGCAGCAGCATGGCGTCGGTCACCCCGCACAGGGAGAGCAGGCGCGCTCCCGCCGCCAGCGCCTGCCGCCTCAGGTCGTGGGGGAAGATCCAGGGTGTGCACACAAGGATGGCGTCGGCCCCTTCCAGCGCCGCGCGCACCGCCCGCGGCACCTCTGCCGCGTCCTGCGCCGGCGGCAGCGCCACAACCACGGGCACAGCTCCCGCCTTCCGCACCGCCTGGACGAACCCGGCGTGCAGGCCCAGCGTCTCCTGGTGATCACGCAGGATGAGGACCGCCTCCCCGCGGCGGATGGCCAGGCAGTCTGCCACCACCCTGGCGCAGGCTTCCTGGAGCGTCATCCCGCTCCGGCGCGGCGCAGCGCCGCCAGCGCGTAAACGCGGGCGGCGGCGGCGACGTCCGCCAGGGCCACGTGCTCGTCCACCGCGTGAGCCTGCGCGGTCTCCCCCGGGCCGAAGAGGCAGGCCTCCGTGATGCCCACGCGGTCCTTCCAGTCGGCGATGTCGCCGAAGGAGACGGCGCCCCCAAGCGGCAGCTCCCGGCCAAGCGCCGCTCTGCCGGCCTCCTGCAGGGCGCGGACCAGCCCCCCGCCCGCCGGGAATTCGATGGGCTCGCGCCGCTCCGGGAATTCCAGCCGACGCAGCGCAGCGCCGCTGCGGTCGGCCTCTGCCTGGGCAGCCTCCCGCACCAGTGCCATCACCTCCGCTGTCGTCCGCGGCGGAGCGAAGCGAATATCGAAGACAAGCTCGCAGCGGTCCGGGACGGTGTTGGTCTTTTGCCCGCCGCGGATCGTCCCCACACTGACGGTGTCCCGGCCGAGCAGGGGATGGTTCTGCCGGGGGAGGGCGTAGACCGCCTTGATGATCCGCACGGCCGCCAGGATTGCGTTCACCCCTGCGCCGGACGCGGCGTGGGCACTCTTGCCGGCAACCTCCACCTGTGCCCAGACCCGCCCCCGGCTGGCGCAGCAGATGGTCAGATCGTAGGGCTCTCCGCCGACGTACGGCGCGGGGCGGAGGTAACCATGGGTGGCCATGTAGGTCTCCCCGTTGAACCAGCGGGCCTCCGGCGGATGCCACTCGTCCCCGGCCCAGGCCAGCAGCGCCACCGACCGCACCGGAGCCAGGCCCGCCCGCTTCAGAGCCCGAAGGGCTGCCATCATCGCTGCCAGGCTGCCCTTGCAGTCCGCCGCCCCCCGCCCGAAGAGCACGCCGTCGGCCACCTCGGCAGCGAAGGGGTGGTGACGCCACAGGTGGAGGTCGTAGGCGGGAACGACATCGGTGTGCGCCGAAAAGAGCACGCCCCACTCCGGGCGCTCGCCGGGCAGGAAGGCCAGGACGTTAGGTCGCTCCCACCCCTGGCCGACGTCCCCGGCCACCTCCACCTGCAGCCCCTGAGCGCACAGCTCCTCGGCGACGAAGGTGGCGATGGGAGCAAGACGGCCCGGTGGGTTGACGCTGGGGATCTGCACCAGCCGCCGCAGCAGCCAGAAGAGGTACTCCTCGTCCAAGCAGGCCAGGACGCGGTGAGCAGTCTGCATCTCCCGTCCCTAGCGGGCCACCCCGCAGTAGGCGACGACTGCCGCGGCGTAGATGCGGGCGGCCGCGATCAGGTCGGCCACGGCCACGTGCTCGTTGATGGCGTGCGCCTGCGCCGTCTTCCCCGGGCCAAACAGGCAGGCCTCCCTCAGTCCCACGGCGTCCTTCCAGTCGGCGATGTCCCCAAACGAGAGCGCCCCGCCCAGGGCCAGCTCGCGCCCCGCGGCCTCGCCCCCCGCGCGCAGGGCCGCCACCAGCGGCCCGGCATCAGGGAAGTCGATGGGCTCGCGGCGCTCCGTCACCGCCAGCTCGCGAAGCAGGAAGGTCGAGTCCGCGCGCAGGGCTTCCAAGGCGGCTCGCACCTCCCCCTCAATGTCCCGGGTGCTGCGCGGAGGGCCGAAGCGGATGTCGAAGGTCAGGCGGCAGCTGTCGGGGACGATGTTGGGCTGGACG
Encoded here:
- a CDS encoding M20/M25/M40 family metallo-hydrolase, with the protein product MQTAHRVLACLDEEYLFWLLRRLVQIPSVNPPGRLAPIATFVAEELCAQGLQVEVAGDVGQGWERPNVLAFLPGERPEWGVLFSAHTDVVPAYDLHLWRHHPFAAEVADGVLFGRGAADCKGSLAAMMAALRALKRAGLAPVRSVALLAWAGDEWHPPEARWFNGETYMATHGYLRPAPYVGGEPYDLTICCASRGRVWAQVEVAGKSAHAASGAGVNAILAAVRIIKAVYALPRQNHPLLGRDTVSVGTIRGGQKTNTVPDRCELVFDIRFAPPRTTAEVMALVREAAQAEADRSGAALRRLEFPERREPIEFPAGGGLVRALQEAGRAALGRELPLGGAVSFGDIADWKDRVGITEACLFGPGETAQAHAVDEHVALADVAAAARVYALAALRRAGAG
- a CDS encoding membrane dipeptidase encodes the protein MLTREEYLRIPLEERLIKLPAEDHQRAERLFQDLVTVDLHTHIFGSLQFHFDYDLVRQTGVTGFFEAVPVLSEEFADAVELLARYQSVVARQPGMVVATRAEDLRRAKRAGQQAVMFQLEPQAVGRKLERVELFYGMGVRMMLLTFNTRNFVGDGCGEETDTGLSRFGRELVRRLNAARVLIDLSHCGIQTSLEAIASSEAPVLFNHTGARALNPPCARLITDEQIRAVAAKGGLVGISAIPNQLSSKPEQGIDDLLDHVDYVARMVGVEHVAIGLDNTFHDQVAMHRKLQAERPEEFRRMGITLAANFMYGIESPLEWKNIIRGLVARGYRDEEIEKIVGGNALRLIEEVVG
- a CDS encoding MmgE/PrpD family protein, with protein sequence MSQVSVVPGYTRQLAEFITQARVDAFPPEAVERVKLHLLDALGIMLGAYATRHPVVDGVLRLAREATGRAEATLVGTGEKVACAEAAMANAVLANFLDFSDGHFMGGHINDRLVPVCLAVGERSGASGREVLAALLLGYEVYIHLAATLFAAVEAGSVRLPYFVVVGALAGAAAAGRLLRLSADQVAGALGLAASFQLAGAQYVHSGGQEKDLCPGHEARRAVISALLAQRGVLGSVDILEGERGLLRLVGADLPPEGAADLGRRWRMTECYLKPYPACRYLHASIEAALKLHAQGVDPAEVESVTVTTNSSSAARTCYHIRSHVNAIFSHPYQLAVALVEGKTDLPTAWAAKLQDPRIADLLPRVRVRATAAYNELHRRRSLSQPPWPAEVEVVLRDGRRLTAGVRSPRGDPGNPLTVEEVEEKFTTLAGRALSRKGVSRLREAVHTLEALPHIGGLTSLLAADLG
- a CDS encoding NAD-dependent epimerase/dehydratase family protein — encoded protein: MNVLVIGGTRRSGPHLLRALARAGYRVTCLHRGTHRAPLPPQVREVLADRRDPAAFAAAVEPLEVETVVDMIAINDTDVESVMRHLGGRIAHYVVISSYDVYAAYEAAWFHRPYPHPLPIAEDAPPATVRHLYGREAGYDKVLVEEAARRAAASCGVRLTILRYPALYGPGDTTPREWYYVRQVLDRRPVVIAPNGGQALFSRGYLENMAHAVALAVEAPPVHERVCNAADTGQFTVRQIIDAVAAILDHRWEVIDLPEGLLPPHRPSQALPYCIDPYHIQPHLLLDTTRLRAELGYTDVVSPEAALEATVRWLAGRPDAVRAAAPLDYAAIDAAVAAARRGA
- a CDS encoding HD domain-containing protein — its product is MRQVAALSVRLAAAVGVTEESALVVRRAALLHDVGKICLPESILLKPGRLNEQGFAAVKRHTIHGAILWMSKGLPQSPKVWFEVRTMLPRS